From the genome of Streptomyces sp. S4.7:
CGGCGACGGTCCTGGCGCCCGCGGCGGGCGAGTTCGACCGGGAGGCGTACGCGGACCTGCTGCCGCGGATCGCCGTGACGGAACAAGCACCGTGACCGAGCGGGCTCGGTGACGGAACGAGAACAGTCCGGACAGGGGACCACATGCCACTCGTAAGTACCGGTGAACTCGTCTCGGCGGCGGCCGAACGGCGGGACGGGCGGGGCGGCGTCGCCGCGTTCAACGTCATCACCCTGGAGCACGCCGAGGCGATCGCCGCCGGCGCCGAACGGGCGGGGCGTCCCGCGATCCTCCAGATCTCCGAGAACGCGGTGAAGTTCCACGGCGGCCGGCTGACGGCCGTCGCCGCGGCCACCGCCGCCGTCGCGCGCGCCTCGCACGCCCCGCTCTCGCTCCACCTCGACCACGTCGAATCGGCCGAACTGCTGCGCGCGGCCGACGGAGAGGGCTTCAGCTCCGTAATGTTCGACGCGTCGAAGCTGTCCTACGAGGCGAACGTCGAGGCCACGGCGGAGGCGGTCGCCTGGGGCCGTGCGCGCGGCATCTGGATCGAGGCCGAACTGGGCAAGGTCGGCGGCAAGGACGGCGAACCACCGCTGGGCGCCCACGCCCCCGGCGTCCGTACGGATCCCGCCGAGGCGGTCGCGTACGTGGACGCCACCGGCGTCGACGCGCTGGCCGTCGCGGTCGGCTCCTCGCACGCGATGACGGACCGCACGGCGGCCCTGGACCACGAACTGATCGGCGCGCTGCGGCGGGCCGTCGCCGTACCGCTGGTGCTGCACGGCTCGTCGGGCGTCCCCGACGAGGAGATCCGGCGGGCGGTCGCGGCGGGCATGGTCAAGATCAATGTAGGCACGGCCCTGAACACGGCCTTCACGACCGCGGTCCGCGTCCGCCTGGAGTCCGACACGAAGACGGTCGACCCCCGCAAATACCTCGCCCCGGCTCGCGAGGCGATGACCGGGACGGTGGCGGCGTTCCTGAAGGTGATCGGCGGGGAGTCCTAGACCGGGCTCCCCGGGTGCGGGAACCGGGCGAGCGGGCTCAGCCCTTCGCTTTGCCCTGTTCCAGGGAGACCTGGTCGAGGATGGCGTCGCACTGGTCGCCCGCCTCGCACGACAGCTTCAGCGTGTTGCTGCCCTTGTCGAGGTTGACGTAGGCGTAGGTGGTGGTCCACCCCTTCTCCCAGTCGCCCTCCTTCGCCTTGGCGAAATTGGACATGTTGACCGAGCGGGGCGTCTCGCCGTTGATCGTGAGCGACGTCTTCGCGTCCTTGCCCGGCACGCCGTAGGTGATGAACAGCGTGTACTCACCGGCCTCCGGCAGATCGACGGTCCAGCTGGCCGATCCACCGGGCCCGTTGAACGTCACGTACGCGCCGCCCGCGCCCTTCGCGCCCTTGATGTCCTTCGCCAGCACCGCCGGCGCCCCGAGCTGGAGCGTCGCCGCGTCCTGCTTGGGAAGCTCGATCGGCTTGTCGGGGTCCGGATCCTGCTTGCCGGGGTCCTCGCTCGGTGCCGCCGACTCGCCCGTGGTCGGGCCGTCCGTCGGGCCGCCGTCGGCGTTCTTGCTGTCGTCTCCGTTGGAGAGCAGCGCGGCCGTGATTCCGATCACGACCACCGCCACGACGGCTACGGCGCCGATGAGCAGGCCCTTGGTGTTGGGTCCGCCGCCGTTGCCACGGCCGCCACCGCCGCGCTGGGCGGGAACCGTACGCGTGGCGGCGCCGCCGGTCTCGGGGGCCGCGTAGTGCGCGTCGGGAGCCTGGCCGTACTGAGGCTGCTGGCCTCCGTACTGCGGCTGCTGCCCGTAGGACTGCTGTTGCTGCGGGACCTGACCGTACTGGCGCTCGCCGACGGTCCTGACCTGGTTGTACGACGTTCTCGGCACACCGGGCTGAGAGGCGGGACCGGGGTAGCCGTAGCCGCCGCGCCGGGCCTGCGCACCGTTCGCGGCCGTCTGTCCGTCCTCGTACAGATAGCCGAACGGATCGTCGTCCTCGGGCTTACTCGCGCCGTTGTTCCCGGCCGTCATCCCTGGGTCACTCCTTACCATCTCGCCAGCGTCGCCGACCGGCCGAGCCTACCTCGATTGGGCAAGCATACGGACGGGCCTTGATCGGAGTGGGCGGTTGCGCCATCCCCCGGTGAACATCGGGAGACATCGGTGGACATCGGTGAACCGCCGTACAGAGAGATAGGACACGACGGGCCCCGGCACGGCCCCGGCGTCACCCCGCCCGGCGCTGGACCTTGCTGCGCGAGCGCTTCTCGATGTACATCCGCTGGTCCGCGGATTTCAGCACTTCCTCGACCGTCATTCCGCAGCTCGCCCAGCCGATACCGAAGCTGGCTCCCACCCGGACCGCCCTGCCGTCCACCCTGATGGGCGGGATGATCGCGTTCCGCAGCCGGACCGCCAGGTCGGCGGCGTCCGTGGCGCCGAGGCCGTCGGCGAGGACCACGAACTCGTCGCCGCCGAGACGCGCCACGGT
Proteins encoded in this window:
- a CDS encoding class II fructose-bisphosphate aldolase; translation: MPLVSTGELVSAAAERRDGRGGVAAFNVITLEHAEAIAAGAERAGRPAILQISENAVKFHGGRLTAVAAATAAVARASHAPLSLHLDHVESAELLRAADGEGFSSVMFDASKLSYEANVEATAEAVAWGRARGIWIEAELGKVGGKDGEPPLGAHAPGVRTDPAEAVAYVDATGVDALAVAVGSSHAMTDRTAALDHELIGALRRAVAVPLVLHGSSGVPDEEIRRAVAAGMVKINVGTALNTAFTTAVRVRLESDTKTVDPRKYLAPAREAMTGTVAAFLKVIGGES
- a CDS encoding carbohydrate-binding protein; this encodes MTAGNNGASKPEDDDPFGYLYEDGQTAANGAQARRGGYGYPGPASQPGVPRTSYNQVRTVGERQYGQVPQQQQSYGQQPQYGGQQPQYGQAPDAHYAAPETGGAATRTVPAQRGGGGRGNGGGPNTKGLLIGAVAVVAVVVIGITAALLSNGDDSKNADGGPTDGPTTGESAAPSEDPGKQDPDPDKPIELPKQDAATLQLGAPAVLAKDIKGAKGAGGAYVTFNGPGGSASWTVDLPEAGEYTLFITYGVPGKDAKTSLTINGETPRSVNMSNFAKAKEGDWEKGWTTTYAYVNLDKGSNTLKLSCEAGDQCDAILDQVSLEQGKAKG